In Spiroplasma clarkii, the DNA window TGAGGGCAAAAATACCTAAAATAAAACTAAAACCTGTAATAATTGCACAAATAAGGGCAATTATTATATAATCAAATCAGCGAAGTTTTTTCGAAGAAAGGTAGTCAACTTCACGTTCAATCCCACCAGATTGGATGTCTAATACTTGATCATCAACTTGTTGTTGGTGGGCCTTTCTTCTCTCTTTGTTGATTCTTCTAAATGAAGATTTATTATTTTCTTTCATTAGTTCACCTCGTATAATTATTATAGTGGAAAACAAATGGTTTTAGAAAAAAGGAAGGAAAAATTATGGAAAACAAGTCAAAATCTTCTCCAGAGAACCTCGAAAGCTCATCACAGAGTAAGACTGAGATTATTAAAAATTCAAAGTTAGAAACTTTATTTGAAGAAGTTTCCTTAGATGAGCAAGTAAGTGGTGGGGCAAAATTCGCTTGAGAAAAAACAAAATATGGTTTATCAAAATTTAACCAATCACGGATTGAATTTTTGAACCGAACACCATTATTAAGTTATTCTGTCAAAAGAATCTTGTATGCCATTGTTACTTTGTACTTGGCAATGATTGTCATGTATGTTTTATTAAGAATAGTGACCCCAGATAGTGTTTACATTGCAGATATCAATTTAGACAAAATGGGAGTTTCTGCAGGGGACCCAATCTACTACCAGTTAATTGAAAACCGTAAGAGGTTGTTGGGGGTTGATGGACCACTAATTAGTCAAATCTTTAAGTATTTGAATAACATCACACCATTATGAAGAAAAACAATTTTACTTGATCCTTCTTTTGAAGTGGTTAATGGAAATTTAGAAATTGTTGGTCGTGAAGTAAAAATGTGAATGTACTTAGGAGTAATCTTTGGAAGATCTACAGGAATTCCATTGGGTACTATGGTACAAACTTCTTTTGCTGAATCAATGCCAGTTTCTTTCAAAGTTGGTGCCTTAGCAGTATTGCTATCATATGCTTTAGGAATGCCCTTAGGAATTTTGGCAGCTAAATACAAAGAAAAATGGCAAGATACTTCAATTAATGGGGTTAACTTAATTATTCTAGCAATTCCATCATTGGTTATTATTAAAATTCTTTATGAACTTTCTATTTACTATCTTGGGGCTGGGGCACGTTGAGAAGATGCTGACCTATTCACAAAGATGTTTCCAATAATTGGGGTAATGTTATTAATTATGCCCTCAATTGTGGTAAATACTCGTAGATATGTAATTGATGAGATGACTGCAGACTATACAAAATTTGCAATGTCAAAAGGACTAAGCAATAGTTATGTCTTCTATGTCCATGTTTTTAGAAATGCTTCACTAAGACTAGTGAAAAATATCCCAGAAATCTTTATCCTAACAATGTTTGGATCAAGTATTTTGGTGGAACAACACTGGAATATTCCAGGTATGAGTAAATTTATTCTTGCTGGGGTTAGAGATCGAGATACATTTGTAGTTTTAGGATACATTTATGTTTCCGCAGGAATTGGGATTTTTGCTAACTTGTTAGGTGACCTAGCATTAGCAATCTTAGATCCAAGAGTAAAACTAACATCAAAATAGATTAGGAGTTTATTGATCATGAAAACAAAACAAAATGCAATTATTGATATCAATCAACTTGACAAATCTATGTTTGAAATAGTTGGTACTAATATTGAAGCTGCAGAACGTATCTCAACAAAACCATACAGTTATTGAAAATCAGTATTTTTAAGAATTTTGAAAAACCCAACCTTTATTATCTCATTTACATTACTAGTTGTGGTGGTGGCAATGGCTTGTTCAATTGGAATTGGTGCTTATGCAGTACCTGTTGACAGTAGCTTTTTAAATCGAAATCAGGCACCAAGTGCAGAACACTGATTTGGAACAGGAGGTTTTGGAGAGGATTTATGAACTAAGGTTTGAATTGGAACCAGAACTACATTGTTGTTTACATTGATTGTAGCTTCAATTCAAATTTGTTTAGGAATTATTATTGGATCAATTTGAGGATTTTACTCAAGACTTGATATTATGTTTATTGAGATCACAAGATTCATTACATTAA includes these proteins:
- the oppB gene encoding oligopeptide ABC transporter permease OppB codes for the protein MENKSKSSPENLESSSQSKTEIIKNSKLETLFEEVSLDEQVSGGAKFAWEKTKYGLSKFNQSRIEFLNRTPLLSYSVKRILYAIVTLYLAMIVMYVLLRIVTPDSVYIADINLDKMGVSAGDPIYYQLIENRKRLLGVDGPLISQIFKYLNNITPLWRKTILLDPSFEVVNGNLEIVGREVKMWMYLGVIFGRSTGIPLGTMVQTSFAESMPVSFKVGALAVLLSYALGMPLGILAAKYKEKWQDTSINGVNLIILAIPSLVIIKILYELSIYYLGAGARWEDADLFTKMFPIIGVMLLIMPSIVVNTRRYVIDEMTADYTKFAMSKGLSNSYVFYVHVFRNASLRLVKNIPEIFILTMFGSSILVEQHWNIPGMSKFILAGVRDRDTFVVLGYIYVSAGIGIFANLLGDLALAILDPRVKLTSK